The following proteins are encoded in a genomic region of Leifsonia psychrotolerans:
- the pgl gene encoding 6-phosphogluconolactonase — MTNERRVLVHADKQSLAGSVAARFITKTVDILDENDVATVVLTGGSVGIGVLEAINASAARDTIDWKRVQFWWGDERWLPRGDSERNEGQARSALLDHIAVPPGNIHAFAASDDGVSLEDAATAYATELAAAAPDGDDYPRFDITFLGVGPDGHIASLFPHMNGIRETESSVVAVHNSPKPPPERLSLTRPALNSSERVWLVLAGADKASALGLALAGASRDEVPVAGIKGRRRTVFFVDKTAAAEVPSNLIAPSY, encoded by the coding sequence GTGACGAACGAACGGCGCGTGCTTGTGCACGCCGACAAGCAGTCCTTGGCCGGTTCAGTCGCTGCGCGATTCATCACGAAGACCGTCGATATCCTCGACGAAAACGATGTTGCGACTGTGGTCCTGACCGGTGGCAGCGTCGGCATTGGAGTGCTCGAGGCCATCAACGCCTCCGCAGCCCGCGACACCATCGACTGGAAACGAGTGCAGTTTTGGTGGGGTGACGAGCGGTGGCTACCGCGGGGCGATTCCGAACGCAATGAGGGCCAAGCCCGGTCGGCGCTGCTTGACCACATCGCCGTCCCGCCCGGGAACATCCATGCCTTCGCCGCGTCAGACGACGGTGTCTCGCTTGAGGATGCGGCCACCGCGTATGCCACAGAGCTCGCTGCCGCCGCACCCGATGGTGACGACTATCCCCGGTTTGACATCACATTTCTCGGTGTCGGTCCAGATGGCCATATCGCCTCGCTCTTCCCCCATATGAACGGCATCCGTGAGACGGAATCAAGCGTCGTCGCGGTGCACAACTCCCCCAAGCCGCCGCCCGAACGGCTGAGCCTTACACGTCCCGCACTGAATTCGTCGGAACGCGTCTGGTTGGTTCTGGCCGGCGCCGACAAGGCATCAGCGCTTGGCCTCGCCTTAGCCGGAGCGAGTCGCGACGAAGTTCCCGTCGCCGGCATCAAGGGTCGACGCCGCACGGTCTTCTTCGTCGACAAGACGGCCGCCGCTGAAGTTCCGTCGAACCTGATTGCGCCGAGCTACTAA
- a CDS encoding RNA polymerase-binding protein RbpA: protein MASGGSAIRGSRVGAGPMGEQDRGFHADRIKVSYWDALGNETVRYFAANLPDEEIPETIDCPTSGLPAGRDRENPPSVVKLEPYKTHLAYVKERRTEEEAESLLEEALVQLRIRRGKLKPTN from the coding sequence ATGGCATCTGGTGGAAGCGCAATCCGCGGCTCCCGTGTAGGAGCAGGCCCGATGGGCGAACAGGACCGCGGTTTTCACGCGGACCGCATTAAGGTGTCCTACTGGGATGCCCTCGGCAACGAGACGGTACGCTACTTCGCGGCGAACTTGCCGGACGAAGAAATTCCCGAGACCATCGATTGTCCGACCTCCGGCTTGCCGGCCGGCCGCGACCGTGAGAATCCGCCGTCGGTGGTCAAGCTCGAGCCGTACAAGACTCACCTGGCTTACGTGAAAGAACGTCGCACGGAAGAGGAGGCTGAGTCGCTTCTTGAAGAGGCGCTCGTGCAGCTTCGCATCCGTCGGGGCAAGCTGAAGCCGACGAACTAG
- the secG gene encoding preprotein translocase subunit SecG — protein sequence MEILQVVLQVVLGITSLLLTMLILLHKGRGGGLSDMFGGGVTSGLGSSGVAERNLNRFTVALGLLWISTIIVLGLITKFDTGA from the coding sequence GTGGAGATTCTCCAGGTTGTGTTGCAGGTAGTACTCGGAATTACGAGCCTTCTGCTCACCATGCTCATTTTGTTGCATAAGGGTCGCGGTGGCGGCCTCTCCGACATGTTCGGAGGTGGAGTGACGTCGGGTCTGGGTTCATCAGGCGTGGCCGAACGAAACCTCAATCGTTTCACCGTCGCTCTTGGGTTGCTCTGGATCTCGACGATTATCGTCCTCGGTCTGATCACCAAGTTCGACACGGGTGCCTAA
- the tpiA gene encoding triose-phosphate isomerase — protein sequence MGITTHPRRTPLMAGNWKMNLDHLQAIAFVQKLAWSLKDARHDFSTVEVAVFPPFTDLRSVQTLISADKLPITFGAQDVSAHQSGAYTGEISAAFLAQLECQYVIIGHSERRTLHNETDEVVAAKVTAALGHNLVPVICVGETAADLAEHGPSAVPVAQLRAALTGVTNAADFVVAYEPVWAIGSGQAATPEQAEQVASALRAVVNEMLGQDVADKTRILYGGSVKASNIAGFMREPNVDGALIGGASLDIAEFSSIARYQKHVGV from the coding sequence ATGGGCATAACTACTCACCCTCGCCGCACGCCACTGATGGCGGGCAACTGGAAGATGAACCTGGATCACCTCCAGGCGATCGCATTTGTGCAGAAGTTGGCGTGGAGTCTCAAGGACGCACGCCACGACTTCTCCACCGTTGAGGTTGCTGTCTTTCCGCCGTTCACCGACCTGCGCTCAGTTCAGACGCTGATCTCGGCTGACAAGCTCCCGATCACCTTCGGTGCACAAGATGTTTCGGCTCACCAATCCGGTGCCTACACCGGCGAGATTTCTGCGGCATTCCTGGCGCAGCTCGAATGCCAGTATGTGATCATCGGCCACTCTGAGCGGCGCACTCTGCACAATGAAACCGACGAGGTCGTCGCAGCGAAGGTGACCGCTGCCCTCGGGCACAACCTGGTGCCCGTGATTTGCGTGGGTGAAACCGCAGCAGACTTGGCCGAACATGGGCCGAGCGCCGTTCCCGTCGCCCAGCTGCGCGCAGCCCTGACCGGAGTGACAAATGCCGCGGACTTCGTCGTCGCCTATGAGCCCGTGTGGGCCATCGGTTCCGGCCAAGCCGCAACGCCGGAGCAGGCCGAACAGGTTGCCAGCGCGCTTCGCGCGGTGGTGAATGAGATGCTCGGACAGGATGTCGCCGACAAGACGCGCATCCTCTACGGCGGTTCGGTCAAGGCCTCCAACATTGCGGGGTTCATGCGAGAGCCAAACGTCGATGGTGCACTCATCGGTGGAGCGAGCCTCGATATTGCTGAGTTTTCGAGCATCGCCCGGTACCAGAAGCACGTCGGAGTTTAG
- a CDS encoding phosphoglycerate kinase, giving the protein MTLRTIESLGALRGKRVIVRCDLNVPLKDGQITDDGRVRASLPTLTALVAAGARVVVVSHLGRPDGKPNPTYSLAPVAARLAELLDSPVAFATDTVGDVATAVVDGLADGDVAVLENLRFNAGETSTSVDERVAFAAQLASLGDALVSDGFGVVHRKQASVYELAQALPSAAGLLIAAELDVLDRLTEKPEAPYTVVLGGSKVSDKLGVIGHLLPRVNSLLIGGGMLFTFLAAQGHKVGSSLLEADQLETVRGYLAEADRLGVKIVLPTDVVVASKFGADADIIVTAADGIEDTPFGASGLGLDIGPATAAVFADIIRTSKTVFWNGPMGVFELAPFAEGTRTVAAALTEVDGLSVVGGGDSAAAVRILGFNDDQFGHISTGGGASLEFLEGKRLPGLEVLGWA; this is encoded by the coding sequence GTGACGCTCCGCACCATTGAATCGCTTGGCGCTCTGCGCGGCAAGCGTGTCATCGTCCGTTGTGATTTGAATGTGCCGTTGAAAGACGGACAAATCACCGATGACGGCCGCGTGCGGGCGTCGCTGCCGACGCTCACCGCTCTCGTTGCGGCGGGGGCGCGGGTGGTGGTGGTTTCCCACTTGGGGCGCCCCGACGGCAAGCCGAATCCGACGTACAGCCTCGCTCCGGTTGCCGCTCGACTGGCTGAGCTTCTCGATTCCCCGGTCGCCTTCGCCACGGATACCGTCGGCGACGTGGCAACAGCAGTGGTGGACGGCCTGGCCGACGGCGATGTCGCCGTTCTCGAGAACCTGCGTTTCAACGCGGGGGAGACCAGCACGAGTGTCGACGAGCGTGTGGCCTTCGCGGCTCAGCTCGCTTCTCTCGGCGACGCTCTCGTCTCTGACGGCTTCGGTGTCGTACACCGCAAGCAGGCCAGCGTCTACGAGCTGGCCCAGGCTCTGCCGAGTGCGGCCGGACTCCTGATCGCCGCAGAACTTGACGTCCTCGACCGTTTGACTGAGAAACCCGAAGCGCCGTACACGGTCGTGCTCGGCGGCTCGAAAGTGTCAGACAAGCTCGGGGTCATCGGCCATTTGCTTCCGCGTGTGAATTCGCTGCTGATCGGGGGCGGCATGCTGTTCACCTTCCTTGCGGCCCAGGGGCACAAGGTCGGCTCCAGCCTGCTCGAGGCCGACCAGCTCGAAACCGTGCGGGGCTACCTCGCCGAGGCCGATCGCCTCGGCGTGAAGATCGTGCTTCCGACCGACGTCGTCGTTGCCTCGAAATTCGGCGCAGACGCCGACATCATTGTGACCGCGGCAGACGGAATTGAAGACACCCCGTTCGGCGCCTCCGGACTGGGCCTCGACATCGGCCCCGCAACGGCGGCAGTATTTGCCGACATTATTCGTACCTCGAAGACGGTGTTCTGGAACGGCCCCATGGGTGTGTTCGAACTTGCGCCGTTCGCCGAGGGAACTCGTACCGTTGCCGCTGCGCTCACCGAGGTCGATGGCCTCAGCGTGGTCGGCGGTGGCGACTCAGCTGCGGCCGTGCGCATTCTCGGCTTCAACGACGACCAATTCGGTCACATTTCAACCGGTGGCGGCGCAAGCCTCGAGTTCCTCGAGGGTAAGCGACTGCCTGGACTGGAGGTCCTCGGATGGGCATAA
- the gap gene encoding type I glyceraldehyde-3-phosphate dehydrogenase, translated as MSVKIGINGFGRIGRNYFRAALATGSELEIVAVNDLTDPKTLAHLLKYDTITGRLNATVELDGDHIVVNGKPIKVLAERDPANLPWAELGVDIVIESTGFFTKAELARKHIAAGAKKVLVSAPATGDNVATIVLGVNEASYDAAVHDVISNASCTTNCLAPLAKVFMDNFGIERGLMTTVHAYTADQNLQDGPHSDLRRARAAAANIIPTSTGAAKALGVVIPELIGKLDGYALRVPVPTGSITDLTVTASRPVTVEEVNAAYKAAAEGPLKGILSYTEDPIVSSDIVGDPHSSIFDAGLTKVIGNQVKVASWYDNEWGYSNRLVDLTEFVAESL; from the coding sequence GTGTCTGTAAAGATCGGTATCAACGGGTTCGGCCGAATTGGCCGTAACTACTTCCGTGCAGCTCTCGCCACAGGCAGTGAGCTCGAAATCGTCGCGGTCAATGACCTCACCGACCCGAAGACTCTTGCACACCTGCTCAAGTACGACACCATCACCGGGCGGCTGAACGCGACAGTTGAACTCGACGGTGACCACATCGTCGTCAACGGCAAGCCGATCAAGGTTCTGGCTGAGCGCGACCCGGCCAACCTGCCGTGGGCCGAACTGGGCGTCGACATCGTCATTGAATCCACTGGCTTCTTCACCAAGGCCGAGCTTGCGCGCAAGCACATTGCCGCCGGCGCCAAGAAGGTGCTGGTTTCTGCCCCCGCGACGGGCGACAACGTCGCAACCATCGTGCTCGGCGTCAACGAAGCATCCTACGATGCGGCAGTGCACGACGTCATCTCGAACGCATCCTGCACGACCAACTGCCTCGCACCGTTGGCGAAGGTGTTCATGGATAACTTCGGCATCGAGCGTGGCCTGATGACGACGGTTCACGCGTACACCGCAGACCAGAACCTGCAGGACGGCCCGCACAGCGACCTGCGCCGCGCCCGTGCTGCCGCCGCAAACATCATCCCCACCTCGACAGGGGCGGCCAAGGCTCTCGGCGTGGTCATCCCCGAGTTGATCGGCAAGCTGGACGGTTACGCTCTGCGCGTTCCAGTTCCGACCGGTTCGATCACCGACCTCACCGTGACCGCTTCGCGTCCGGTCACCGTCGAAGAAGTGAACGCGGCCTACAAAGCTGCAGCAGAGGGCCCCCTCAAGGGGATCCTCAGCTACACCGAGGACCCCATCGTCTCCAGTGACATCGTGGGCGACCCGCACTCGTCGATCTTCGACGCCGGCCTGACAAAGGTCATCGGCAACCAGGTTAAGGTTGCCTCCTGGTACGACAACGAGTGGGGTTACTCCAACCGTCTTGTCGACCTGACCGAGTTCGTCGCAGAAAGCCTGTAG
- a CDS encoding superoxide dismutase — protein MPEYTLPALPYDYAALEPSISGAIMELHHGKHHQAYVTGANTALAQLAEARDSGNLANVNKLQKDLAFNLGGHVNHSIFWTNMSPNGGDKPTGELAAAIDDFFGDFDKFQAHFAATALGVQGSGWAVLAWDSIGQRLIVQQFFDQQANFAAGTVPVLMLDVWEHAYYLDYRNVRADYVKAFWNIVDWENVQKRFETARQKTKGLLLLS, from the coding sequence ATGCCCGAATACACACTGCCGGCTTTGCCGTACGACTATGCGGCCCTGGAGCCGAGCATCAGCGGCGCCATTATGGAGCTGCACCACGGAAAGCACCACCAGGCGTATGTGACCGGTGCGAACACCGCGCTCGCGCAGCTCGCCGAGGCCCGTGACTCGGGCAACCTGGCCAACGTCAACAAGCTGCAGAAAGACCTCGCCTTCAACTTGGGTGGTCATGTCAACCACTCGATTTTCTGGACGAATATGTCGCCCAACGGCGGCGACAAGCCCACCGGCGAACTCGCCGCGGCCATTGACGACTTCTTCGGTGACTTCGACAAGTTCCAGGCCCACTTCGCTGCCACAGCCCTCGGCGTGCAGGGATCCGGCTGGGCTGTTCTCGCCTGGGACTCAATCGGGCAGCGCCTCATCGTGCAGCAGTTCTTTGACCAGCAGGCCAACTTCGCCGCCGGAACTGTGCCCGTTCTGATGCTTGACGTGTGGGAGCATGCCTACTACCTGGACTACCGCAATGTTCGTGCCGACTACGTCAAGGCCTTCTGGAACATTGTTGATTGGGAAAACGTGCAGAAGCGGTTCGAAACGGCACGCCAGAAGACCAAGGGCCTGCTGCTACTGTCATAG
- the whiA gene encoding DNA-binding protein WhiA — MALTADVKDELTRVEVSKTSVRAAELATILRFAGGLHLISGRIAIESELDTALLARRVRKDLAEIYGVRSEAKVIPASGLRRTNHYLVRVLEGGETLARQTGLLDARRRPIRGLPNRLTTGSREEIAAVWRGAFLAAGTLTDPGRSAALEITCPGNEAAMALVGAAGRLGVASKAREVRGIHRVVIRDGDAIGAMLVQMGAAETVLNWEELRQRREVRATANRLVNFDDANLRRSAQAAVAACARVDRAMEILGDDIPKHLRYAGELRLKFRDSSLDELGHHAEPPMTKDAVAGRIRRLLAMADKKAVDLNIPGTDANLPPDLDDV, encoded by the coding sequence TTGGCACTCACCGCCGACGTTAAAGACGAACTCACCCGCGTCGAGGTTTCGAAGACCTCGGTTCGGGCCGCCGAGCTGGCCACAATCCTCCGGTTCGCCGGTGGGTTGCACCTGATCTCCGGACGGATCGCGATTGAGTCGGAGCTCGACACCGCCTTGCTCGCTCGGCGTGTGCGCAAAGACCTCGCCGAAATCTATGGCGTTCGGAGTGAAGCAAAAGTGATCCCGGCCTCTGGCCTGCGCCGCACGAATCACTACCTGGTTCGTGTTCTGGAAGGCGGCGAGACACTCGCCCGCCAGACAGGATTGCTTGACGCGCGTCGTCGCCCCATCCGGGGCCTGCCGAACCGTCTGACCACCGGTTCGCGCGAAGAGATCGCCGCCGTCTGGCGGGGTGCGTTCCTCGCTGCTGGCACGCTGACCGACCCGGGCCGCTCCGCTGCGCTCGAAATCACCTGCCCCGGCAACGAGGCGGCGATGGCACTCGTGGGCGCTGCGGGGCGTCTCGGCGTTGCCTCGAAGGCCCGTGAAGTGCGGGGTATCCACCGCGTCGTCATCCGCGATGGCGATGCCATCGGTGCCATGCTCGTACAGATGGGGGCGGCCGAGACCGTTCTCAACTGGGAGGAATTGCGTCAGCGTCGCGAAGTGCGCGCGACAGCCAATCGCCTCGTCAACTTCGATGACGCGAACCTGCGGCGTTCGGCCCAGGCTGCGGTTGCGGCCTGCGCTCGCGTGGACCGCGCCATGGAAATTCTTGGCGACGACATCCCCAAACATCTGCGGTACGCCGGTGAACTTCGGTTGAAGTTCCGTGACTCGAGCCTCGACGAGCTGGGTCACCACGCGGAACCGCCGATGACCAAGGATGCCGTGGCCGGACGCATCCGCCGTCTGCTCGCAATGGCAGACAAGAAGGCCGTCGACCTGAACATTCCGGGCACCGACGCAAACCTTCCGCCCGACCTCGACGACGTTTAG
- the rapZ gene encoding RNase adapter RapZ, which yields MSAENEQQEMLIVTGMSGAGRSTVANALEDLGWYVVDNLPPQMLRPLVELVSRAGTNLPKIAAVVDIRGGEFFSDFQDIVSALRKTGTVRVIFLEARDDILVRRFESVRRPHPLQGDGTLLDGISAERTRLQAVRESSDSVIDTSDLNIHQLATTITERFSDENTAGVQVTIMSFGFKYGLPTDVDHVADARFLPNPFWVPELRSHNGLDEQVRDFVLAQTGAREFIDLYAASLEPVLAGYQRENKRHATISIGCTGGKHRSVALAVELATLISTFPGVAVSIKHRDLGRE from the coding sequence ATGTCAGCTGAGAACGAGCAGCAGGAGATGCTGATCGTCACTGGAATGTCCGGAGCCGGCCGTTCGACGGTCGCAAACGCCTTGGAAGACCTGGGCTGGTATGTCGTCGACAACCTTCCCCCGCAAATGCTTCGGCCCCTCGTCGAATTGGTCTCTCGGGCCGGAACGAATCTGCCGAAGATCGCGGCCGTGGTCGACATCCGTGGTGGGGAATTCTTCAGCGACTTCCAAGACATCGTCTCCGCGTTGAGAAAAACCGGCACGGTTCGGGTCATCTTCCTGGAGGCCCGAGACGACATTCTGGTTCGCCGCTTCGAATCGGTGCGGCGCCCGCACCCGCTGCAAGGCGATGGCACCCTGCTCGATGGGATCAGCGCGGAGCGAACCCGGTTGCAGGCGGTGCGGGAGTCCAGCGACAGCGTCATCGATACCTCTGATCTGAACATCCATCAGCTGGCAACAACCATCACCGAACGCTTCTCTGACGAAAACACTGCCGGTGTGCAGGTTACAATTATGAGCTTCGGTTTCAAGTACGGGTTACCAACGGATGTTGACCATGTCGCCGATGCCCGCTTCCTGCCGAATCCGTTTTGGGTTCCCGAGCTTCGTTCCCATAACGGTCTCGACGAGCAGGTGCGCGACTTTGTATTGGCTCAGACCGGTGCGCGTGAGTTCATCGATCTCTACGCTGCGTCTTTGGAGCCGGTGCTGGCCGGCTATCAGCGGGAGAACAAACGGCACGCAACCATTTCGATCGGCTGCACGGGCGGAAAGCATCGTTCTGTAGCTCTCGCGGTGGAGCTTGCCACCTTGATCTCGACATTTCCTGGCGTTGCCGTCAGCATCAAACATCGCGATCTGGGTCGCGAATAA
- the uvrC gene encoding excinuclease ABC subunit UvrC — translation MADALSYRPKTGEIPTDPGVYRFRDDTGRVLYVGKAKNLRARLSNYFAPLTSLHERTRRMVTTARSVEWTVVGTEVEALQLEWTWINEFDPPFNVQFKDDKSYPYLAVTLAEEAPRVLVTRTTGMKGARYFGPYPKVWAVYETIDLMLKAFPIRTCNPANYKRAMTSGKPCFASQIGRCFGPCSQKVTFDEHRAVVNEFVSFMGSQDRKLINTLTAEMKVAAAEQNYELAAKRRDQAMALEAVLEKSAVVLRDSVDIDLFGIEQDELAAAVQQFIVRGGRIRGVRGWMVDKELDVSTGELIDSIMQTVYSADNPPPREIVVPELPDDAEALDAWLAQMAGRKVKLVAAQRGEKAALLATATQNAKQSLLLYKSRRSSDFVARSKALEDIQEALEMPDAPLRMECYDVSHLGGTNIVASMVVFEDGLPRKDEYRRFNIPESTDDTDSLYRVLTRRLAYLKPEEGELGAAQTDAAAQTDAVARDGAQMRITEINRDGSAAGEGGVETAATEAEVAAQVDDDAAKRRKKFSYRPNLLIVDGGQPQVAAAARALAESGVTGIVLCGIAKRLEEIWLPDSDYPVILPRNSDALFLIQRIRDEAHRFAITHQRTRRKRDISSILGEIPGLGPARVKLLLRHFGSVARLREASVEQIGDVHGLGDVLAATIYQHLRA, via the coding sequence ATGGCAGATGCGCTGAGCTACCGTCCGAAGACGGGGGAGATCCCCACCGACCCCGGGGTGTATCGGTTCCGCGACGACACCGGTCGGGTGCTCTACGTCGGCAAGGCCAAGAACCTGCGTGCGCGGTTGAGTAACTACTTCGCACCGCTGACCAGCCTGCACGAGCGCACACGCCGCATGGTGACCACGGCGCGCAGCGTCGAATGGACCGTCGTCGGCACCGAGGTCGAGGCATTGCAGCTCGAGTGGACCTGGATCAACGAGTTCGACCCGCCGTTCAACGTGCAGTTCAAGGACGACAAGTCCTACCCCTACCTGGCGGTGACCCTGGCCGAGGAGGCACCGCGCGTGCTCGTGACGCGCACCACTGGCATGAAGGGCGCTCGCTATTTCGGACCTTACCCGAAGGTCTGGGCCGTATATGAAACGATTGACCTGATGCTCAAAGCGTTTCCGATTCGCACCTGTAACCCAGCCAACTACAAGCGAGCGATGACGAGCGGCAAACCATGTTTTGCGAGCCAGATCGGGCGGTGCTTCGGTCCGTGCTCGCAGAAGGTCACGTTCGACGAGCACCGGGCCGTCGTCAACGAGTTCGTCAGCTTCATGGGCAGCCAGGACCGCAAACTGATCAACACGCTCACCGCTGAAATGAAAGTGGCGGCAGCCGAGCAGAACTATGAACTCGCCGCGAAGCGGCGGGATCAGGCGATGGCGCTCGAAGCCGTGCTCGAGAAGAGCGCCGTGGTGCTGCGTGACTCGGTTGACATCGACCTGTTCGGCATCGAGCAGGACGAATTGGCGGCTGCCGTGCAGCAGTTCATCGTGCGCGGCGGGCGCATCCGTGGAGTGCGCGGGTGGATGGTAGACAAAGAACTCGATGTGTCGACCGGCGAACTGATCGACTCGATTATGCAAACCGTGTACTCCGCCGACAATCCGCCGCCACGCGAGATCGTGGTGCCGGAGCTGCCCGATGATGCTGAGGCTCTTGATGCTTGGCTCGCGCAGATGGCGGGGCGCAAGGTGAAGCTTGTCGCCGCCCAGCGCGGAGAAAAGGCGGCGCTGTTGGCGACGGCCACTCAGAACGCGAAGCAATCGCTCCTGCTCTATAAGTCGCGCCGCAGCTCCGATTTTGTGGCACGCTCGAAGGCGCTGGAAGACATCCAAGAGGCCTTGGAGATGCCCGACGCCCCGCTGCGCATGGAATGCTATGACGTCTCCCACCTTGGCGGCACCAACATCGTTGCCTCAATGGTCGTCTTCGAAGACGGCTTGCCGCGCAAAGATGAGTACCGTCGCTTCAACATCCCAGAGTCCACCGACGACACCGACTCTCTCTACCGCGTACTTACCCGCAGGCTGGCGTACCTGAAGCCCGAGGAGGGTGAGCTGGGCGCCGCTCAGACGGACGCCGCCGCTCAGACGGATGCCGTCGCTCGTGACGGTGCCCAGATGAGGATCACCGAGATCAACCGAGACGGCTCCGCGGCCGGTGAAGGAGGCGTCGAGACGGCGGCAACAGAGGCGGAAGTCGCAGCGCAGGTCGATGACGATGCCGCCAAGCGTCGCAAGAAGTTCAGCTACCGGCCGAACCTGCTCATCGTCGACGGCGGCCAACCTCAGGTCGCGGCGGCGGCGCGTGCTCTGGCCGAGTCCGGGGTCACCGGCATCGTTCTGTGTGGTATCGCCAAGCGACTCGAAGAGATCTGGCTGCCGGACTCCGACTATCCGGTGATCTTACCGCGCAACAGTGACGCACTGTTTCTGATCCAACGCATTCGTGACGAAGCACACCGTTTCGCCATTACGCACCAACGCACGCGGCGCAAGCGCGACATCTCGTCGATTCTGGGCGAGATTCCGGGCCTGGGGCCGGCGCGAGTGAAGCTGTTATTGCGTCACTTCGGCTCCGTCGCTCGTCTACGCGAGGCCTCGGTTGAGCAAATTGGCGACGTTCACGGACTGGGCGATGTGCTCGCGGCCACGATTTACCAGCATTTGCGAGCCTGA